From a single Calothrix sp. NIES-2098 genomic region:
- a CDS encoding WD-40 repeat-containing protein: MVNSSEGDINIGSHVQYISEYNLFSDSKSEDIYRRPLKIDSPYLGLKTFEIQDKDKFFGREKWIAEISDRLKQDDVILLLGAASSGKSSLILAGVIPYLVFRHDSLISITFQPNKNPFKSLYDSLNFNSEKQSEIADSSREIREDTLIEIVRFIKQDYQYVLIFIDQFEELFTETQKPERDKFVASLLQLIRQQDSSVKIILTMRSNFLDRFSEYPQLAKLHDRYSCILTRMSDDELKLAIAKPAAKNGVTFEPGLIKQIIHDFHQEDDSLPLLEYALDLLWKSENLQNRVLKIKTYKEIKEQIFGYLNKQTNQLIHPSVGCYDTHLREKEQEIQKLNLALTELKLREQSARVLNLLPVQPLEGLVLAIQTMGENLEKYPNQVLAHVLGSLKEATNTPTEANSLRGHEQEVNCLAFSPDGKFIASGSTDSTICLWNIIGNPTAQFLLGHEQEVNCLAFSPDARFIVSGSIDGILCLWDLQGNLITQPWQGHEEGVISVAFNPNGNCIISIGFDGTVCLWNLQGNAITQPWCGHKEGVISVTFSPNGDGIISVGFDGTVCLWDLEGNAITQPWHRHEAKIICVAFSPDGKFIVSGSSDSTVRLWDIQGNPIGQPWRGHEGRVNSVTFSPDGKFIVSGSCDRTIRLWDIDGNPITQPWRGHEGQVNSLAFSPDGKLIISGGDKTVRLWELDQILQERVIGRSQRKYENWVNSVAFSPDGNWIISASNDSTVRLWDMEGNSVGQPWRGHEKEVNSVAFSPDGKWIVSASNDSTVRLWDMEGNSIGQPWRGHEKEVNSVAFSPDGNWIISASNDSTVRLWDMEGNSIGQPWRGHEKEVNSVAFSPNGKWIVSASNDSTVRLWDMEGNSIGQPWRGHEKEVNCVAFSPDGKLIVSASNDSTVRLWDMEGNSIGQPWRGHEKEVNSVAFSPDGKWIVSASNDSTVRLWDMEGNSIGQPWYGHEYWVNSVAFSVDGKLIASGSLDGTVRLWRCGWQEWLQVCCNRLRYHPVFYNPESGSDVEIAYQTCQKYVWNPQCSKQLNNQGAAKLKEKAYSAALKDFNQAIQLNSEYTAAYYNRGLTYTYLKIYQAAIEDFDKVVAAVPAYADAYYTKGICYAQLGKNQAAVKNVHQAADLYQQQGKEEMYQKMLQYLSELKL; the protein is encoded by the coding sequence AATATTGGCTCTCATGTCCAATATATTTCTGAATACAACTTGTTTTCTGATAGTAAGTCTGAGGACATTTATCGTCGTCCACTTAAAATAGACTCTCCCTACTTAGGACTAAAAACTTTTGAAATTCAAGACAAAGACAAATTTTTTGGTCGGGAGAAGTGGATCGCTGAGATTAGCGATCGCTTAAAACAAGATGATGTAATCTTACTTTTGGGAGCAGCATCCAGTGGCAAATCATCATTGATTCTAGCAGGTGTAATTCCTTATTTAGTATTTCGTCATGATTCCTTAATTAGCATAACGTTTCAACCAAATAAAAATCCTTTCAAATCTCTTTATGATAGTCTCAATTTCAACTCTGAAAAACAATCAGAAATAGCGGATAGCAGTCGAGAAATCAGAGAAGATACTCTAATTGAAATTGTCAGATTTATCAAACAAGATTATCAGTACGTTCTAATTTTTATTGACCAATTTGAAGAACTGTTTACAGAAACTCAAAAACCGGAACGTGACAAATTTGTTGCTAGTCTCTTGCAACTGATCCGGCAGCAGGATAGCTCTGTCAAAATTATTTTAACGATGCGATCTAATTTTTTGGATAGATTTAGTGAGTATCCGCAACTTGCGAAGCTCCACGACCGCTATAGTTGTATTCTCACTAGAATGAGCGATGATGAATTAAAGTTAGCGATCGCTAAACCTGCTGCTAAAAATGGCGTTACCTTTGAACCAGGACTAATTAAGCAAATTATTCATGATTTTCACCAAGAAGATGATTCTTTACCACTTCTGGAATATGCTCTGGATTTACTGTGGAAAAGCGAAAATCTTCAAAACCGGGTTCTGAAAATAAAGACTTATAAAGAAATAAAAGAGCAAATATTTGGTTATTTAAACAAACAAACTAATCAATTGATTCATCCTAGTGTTGGATGCTACGATACCCATTTGAGAGAAAAGGAACAAGAAATTCAAAAGTTAAACCTTGCACTGACTGAATTAAAACTGCGCGAACAATCCGCCAGGGTTTTAAATTTACTTCCCGTTCAACCGCTAGAGGGTTTGGTGCTGGCAATTCAAACAATGGGTGAGAATTTAGAGAAATACCCAAACCAGGTTCTAGCTCATGTTTTGGGAAGCTTAAAGGAAGCAACGAACACGCCCACAGAAGCAAATAGCTTGCGCGGACACGAGCAAGAGGTTAATTGTCTAGCCTTTAGTCCTGATGGCAAGTTTATTGCCAGTGGCAGTACCGATTCTACGATATGCTTGTGGAATATTATTGGCAATCCCACTGCTCAATTTTTGTTGGGACACGAGCAAGAGGTTAATTGTCTAGCCTTTAGTCCTGATGCCAGGTTTATTGTTAGTGGCAGTATTGACGGAATTTTGTGTTTATGGGATCTACAAGGTAATCTCATTACTCAACCGTGGCAGGGACATGAGGAAGGAGTGATTTCCGTCGCCTTTAACCCCAATGGCAATTGCATTATTAGTATTGGTTTTGACGGAACGGTGTGTTTATGGAATTTACAAGGTAACGCCATTACTCAACCTTGGTGCGGACACAAGGAAGGAGTTATTTCCGTTACCTTTAGTCCAAATGGCGATGGTATTATCAGTGTTGGTTTTGACGGGACGGTGTGTTTGTGGGATCTAGAAGGTAACGCCATTACTCAACCCTGGCACAGACATGAGGCAAAAATTATTTGCGTCGCCTTTAGCCCTGATGGCAAGTTTATTGTCAGTGGCAGTAGTGATTCTACAGTGCGGTTGTGGGACATCCAAGGTAATCCCATCGGTCAACCTTGGCGCGGGCATGAAGGACGTGTAAATTCTGTAACGTTTAGCCCTGATGGTAAGTTTATTGTTAGCGGTAGCTGCGATCGCACAATACGTTTGTGGGATATTGATGGCAACCCCATAACTCAACCTTGGCGCGGACATGAAGGACAGGTTAATTCCCTAGCATTTAGTCCCGATGGCAAGCTGATTATCAGTGGTGGCGATAAAACTGTGCGTTTGTGGGAGCTAGATCAAATACTACAAGAACGGGTCATCGGGCGATCGCAGCGCAAATATGAGAATTGGGTCAATTCTGTCGCCTTTAGCCCAGATGGCAACTGGATTATTAGTGCCAGCAATGATTCGACAGTCCGCTTGTGGGATATGGAAGGTAACTCCGTCGGTCAACCTTGGCGCGGGCATGAAAAAGAAGTCAATTCTGTCGCCTTTAGCCCGGATGGGAAGTGGATTGTCAGTGCCAGCAATGATTCAACAGTCCGCTTGTGGGATATGGAAGGTAACTCCATCGGTCAACCTTGGCGTGGGCATGAAAAAGAAGTCAATTCTGTCGCCTTTAGCCCAGATGGCAACTGGATTATTAGTGCCAGCAATGATTCAACAGTCCGCTTGTGGGATATGGAAGGTAACTCCATCGGTCAACCTTGGCGCGGGCATGAAAAAGAAGTCAATTCTGTCGCCTTTAGCCCTAATGGTAAGTGGATTGTCAGTGCTAGCAATGATTCAACAGTCCGCTTGTGGGATATGGAAGGTAACTCCATCGGTCAACCTTGGCGCGGACATGAAAAAGAAGTCAATTGTGTCGCCTTTAGTCCGGATGGTAAATTGATTGTCAGTGCCAGCAATGATTCAACAGTCCGCTTGTGGGATATGGAAGGTAACTCCATCGGTCAACCTTGGCGCGGACATGAAAAAGAAGTGAATTCTGTAGCGTTTAGCCCTGATGGTAAGTGGATTGTCAGCGCTAGCAATGATTCGACAGTCCGCTTGTGGGATATGGAAGGTAACTCCATCGGTCAACCTTGGTACGGGCATGAGTATTGGGTAAATTCCGTAGCCTTTAGCGTCGATGGTAAACTGATTGCCAGTGGTAGCCTTGATGGAACAGTGCGTTTGTGGCGCTGTGGCTGGCAAGAGTGGTTGCAAGTTTGCTGCAACAGATTACGTTACCATCCCGTCTTTTATAATCCTGAAAGTGGTAGTGATGTAGAAATTGCCTACCAAACTTGTCAAAAATATGTATGGAATCCACAATGCTCTAAACAGTTGAACAACCAAGGTGCAGCAAAGCTAAAAGAGAAAGCTTATTCAGCAGCTTTAAAAGACTTCAACCAAGCAATTCAACTTAATTCGGAATATACTGCTGCCTATTATAACCGGGGGCTTACCTACACCTACTTAAAAATTTATCAGGCAGCAATAGAGGATTTTGATAAAGTAGTTGCCGCAGTCCCAGCCTACGCTGATGCGTATTACACTAAAGGGATTTGCTACGCCCAGCTAGGTAAAAACCAGGCAGCAGTTAAGAACGTTCATCAAGCTGCTGATTTATATCAGCAACAAGGAAAAGAAGAAATGTATCAGAAGATGCTGCAATACCTATCTGAATTGAAATTATAG